A portion of the Granulosicoccus antarcticus IMCC3135 genome contains these proteins:
- a CDS encoding methyl-accepting chemotaxis protein, translated as MAVLVLVGMQVDGARKSNIKAVGILAEVQATQLSLRDVQTGVEQLAREGREVLLRDNDASAENFRAAFQSHKELLQVKTQDLQSRSLEPSMSNELQRTLDSIAQLTDKYETAMQALLSGSSGDPIRLLRNVGETSRTTVTMIDGIVNDYSRQLKELQLRQESITNKKNRLFAFTVVLILLGVSTILWAFIRWHLIKPLKTLLDVAIRLSEDEVDISIQHSERTDELGLLARALKIFKRNRISELELLHANEQNTVQREQRIKEEFEDRRHAGENELREREKQQAMQRADESAASEQLLQLRIDRLSMGVSAAAGGDLSYLAKNPCENLHLNDALAHMTLELESLFSQFGQDFGRIKLDAQNVNLSALQLEELGKSIDEGANLNNTQTLQVLQGAQTVRDVLLEVSQSVDRMETGIRGISDNASQASSVASQAVELARSTDGTMRTLSESSQDIGKVIKLITSVAEQTNLLALNATIEAARAGDAGKGFAVVANEVKELAKETNKATDEIQARIAAIRKDTDQAVEAIGSINEIVSEIDGLQTSISESVKVQSDTAHRITTLVGNATGDNQSVTTILDEVVERQHSTQQAAAKVRQSSEELRSSAEGNVKLTARYRI; from the coding sequence ATGGCAGTACTAGTGCTGGTTGGCATGCAAGTCGATGGCGCAAGAAAATCCAACATCAAGGCTGTCGGAATCCTGGCTGAAGTTCAGGCGACCCAACTATCACTGCGCGATGTTCAGACAGGCGTTGAGCAGTTGGCACGAGAAGGTAGAGAGGTGCTGCTTAGAGATAATGACGCCAGCGCTGAAAACTTTCGTGCCGCATTCCAGTCGCACAAAGAATTGCTCCAGGTCAAGACTCAAGATCTGCAAAGTCGCTCCCTGGAGCCGTCCATGAGCAATGAATTGCAACGAACGCTTGATTCGATTGCACAGCTAACAGACAAGTATGAGACTGCCATGCAAGCTCTCTTGTCCGGCAGCAGTGGCGACCCGATTCGGTTGTTGCGTAATGTTGGTGAGACAAGCCGCACTACCGTCACCATGATTGATGGCATCGTGAATGACTATTCACGACAACTCAAGGAGTTGCAGCTGCGGCAAGAATCGATAACCAACAAGAAAAATCGTCTGTTTGCCTTTACGGTCGTTCTGATACTACTTGGCGTATCAACAATTTTGTGGGCTTTCATACGATGGCATCTGATCAAGCCTCTGAAAACGCTGCTGGATGTAGCCATCAGACTAAGCGAGGATGAAGTCGACATTTCAATCCAGCATTCGGAGCGCACCGACGAGTTGGGCCTTCTGGCCAGAGCATTGAAAATATTCAAGCGTAATCGCATCTCGGAGCTGGAGCTTCTACACGCTAACGAACAGAATACAGTGCAGCGAGAGCAGCGTATCAAGGAGGAATTCGAGGACCGTCGTCATGCTGGAGAAAACGAGCTGCGTGAACGAGAGAAACAGCAAGCCATGCAGCGAGCAGATGAGTCTGCTGCCAGCGAACAACTGTTACAGCTGCGAATCGATCGTCTATCCATGGGGGTCAGCGCGGCGGCAGGCGGAGACCTGTCCTACCTGGCGAAGAACCCATGTGAGAATCTGCATTTGAATGATGCACTGGCGCATATGACCCTGGAACTGGAAAGCCTCTTCTCACAGTTCGGTCAGGACTTCGGCAGAATCAAGCTGGATGCGCAGAACGTCAACCTTTCAGCACTCCAGCTCGAAGAATTAGGCAAGTCTATCGATGAGGGTGCCAACCTGAACAACACCCAGACTCTGCAAGTCCTCCAGGGGGCTCAAACGGTTCGTGACGTACTGCTGGAAGTATCGCAGAGTGTCGATCGGATGGAGACAGGCATAAGAGGCATATCTGACAATGCCTCGCAGGCATCCAGCGTAGCCTCGCAAGCAGTCGAACTTGCCAGAAGTACAGATGGCACTATGCGGACCCTGTCGGAATCTTCACAGGATATTGGCAAGGTCATAAAATTGATTACCTCGGTCGCTGAGCAGACTAATCTGCTGGCACTCAACGCCACCATAGAAGCCGCCCGTGCAGGTGACGCCGGTAAAGGCTTTGCGGTCGTGGCCAATGAGGTCAAGGAACTGGCCAAGGAGACCAACAAGGCGACAGATGAGATTCAGGCTCGTATCGCCGCCATCAGAAAGGATACTGACCAGGCGGTTGAAGCTATTGGCAGTATCAACGAGATCGTCTCAGAGATCGATGGCCTGCAGACCAGTATTTCAGAATCAGTAAAGGTGCAATCTGATACAGCGCATCGCATAACAACACTGGTGGGTAATGCAACCGGTGATAACCAGAGCGTCACGACCATACTGGACGAGGTGGTTGAGCGGCAGCACAGTACACAACAAGCGGCAGCCAAAGTACGGCAATCATCGGAAGAGCTGCGCAGCAGTGCCGAAGGCAACGTCAAACTGACAGCGCGGTATCGGATATAG
- a CDS encoding putative bifunctional diguanylate cyclase/phosphodiesterase, producing the protein MRTQIIAMCGLFVVVVSLVTWMVVSRSQEQVIQFEALKLAEVVANQAAVARSAYSRLAVTKLKRDGFGASEFSDDLAGHIPLPAQFLKELSRSSLQDTDGLFRFRPISKWNLAPEQGITDSFQEWAWSQLESQNVGEKGALVDWKPVWQIKDSNGARTLRYLSADPAASASCVNCHNQLEKRPDIIARRIADGVEPGHQWSLNELLGAIEITIPLDRVVSLAKEQTRDGLLIVAGISTIGVFGVFLIVFFDSASTYASTEKLSFQANHDSLTGLPNRLALETLLNKSTSESNSPAISVNLLFLDLDNFKQINDTLGHESGDQVLCMAAARIAESIPADGFVARLGGDEFAVVLHDKSAQFVERVARDIAHSIDQTYKVDNYKLAIGVSIGAAIYPVNATTTYELIRCADVAMYTAKNGKLTYANYDPKLDKNALSQLVMKEELREAIASGKLDIHYQPKYSLIDGKMTGLEALARWTSPSAGFVPPDVFIPLAERVGLIDELTALVLKGATQQCQSWRKMGYELSISVNLSAINLHDGTLVQLIQHTLADTGLPPSALILEVTEGAVMENASQACEVLSEVRALGVRFSVDDYGAGYSSLSYLNRLPISELKLDRAFIKDVCTSKKDAVIVAATLELARNLGLVMVAEGVEDAASLDFLTSIRCDQVQGYFLCRPLPALELERRLPFIFRFNPVPTGSAANDSESMSSHRRAA; encoded by the coding sequence GTGCGTACGCAAATCATCGCGATGTGCGGTCTGTTCGTTGTGGTTGTCTCTCTGGTTACCTGGATGGTTGTATCCAGGAGTCAGGAGCAGGTCATTCAGTTCGAAGCATTGAAATTGGCTGAGGTGGTTGCCAATCAAGCTGCTGTCGCTCGATCTGCCTATTCCCGCCTGGCCGTCACCAAGTTGAAGCGTGATGGATTCGGCGCGTCTGAATTTTCGGATGACTTAGCGGGGCATATACCTTTACCGGCACAGTTTCTGAAGGAACTCTCCCGTAGCAGCCTTCAGGATACCGATGGTCTCTTCCGCTTCAGACCAATCAGCAAATGGAACCTGGCGCCAGAACAAGGCATTACAGACAGTTTCCAGGAGTGGGCCTGGTCACAGCTTGAGTCCCAGAATGTGGGAGAAAAAGGTGCGCTGGTAGACTGGAAGCCTGTCTGGCAGATCAAAGATTCCAATGGCGCTCGGACACTGCGATATCTGAGTGCTGACCCTGCGGCATCAGCCTCCTGTGTGAACTGTCACAACCAACTGGAGAAACGCCCGGACATCATTGCTCGTCGCATTGCCGATGGTGTAGAGCCAGGCCATCAATGGTCGTTGAATGAGCTACTGGGTGCCATCGAGATTACGATACCCCTGGATCGTGTTGTGTCGCTGGCCAAGGAACAGACGCGTGACGGACTTCTAATTGTGGCAGGTATCAGCACGATTGGTGTCTTCGGCGTCTTTCTGATCGTCTTTTTCGATTCTGCCAGTACCTACGCATCAACTGAAAAACTGTCATTTCAAGCGAACCATGATTCATTGACTGGATTACCCAACCGACTTGCTCTCGAGACCTTGCTTAACAAATCAACGTCAGAAAGCAACAGCCCGGCAATCAGCGTTAACCTACTGTTTCTTGACCTGGATAATTTCAAACAAATCAATGACACGCTAGGGCATGAATCAGGGGATCAAGTTCTGTGTATGGCTGCGGCAAGAATTGCCGAATCAATTCCGGCAGATGGGTTTGTAGCAAGACTGGGCGGTGACGAATTCGCAGTAGTGCTTCATGACAAAAGCGCACAGTTTGTCGAGCGAGTCGCCAGGGATATCGCTCACTCAATTGACCAGACGTACAAGGTAGATAACTACAAGCTGGCTATTGGCGTAAGCATAGGCGCCGCTATATACCCGGTGAATGCCACGACTACCTATGAATTGATACGCTGCGCTGATGTTGCCATGTATACAGCGAAAAATGGCAAATTGACATACGCCAACTACGACCCCAAACTTGACAAGAACGCCCTGTCACAACTTGTCATGAAGGAAGAACTCAGAGAAGCCATTGCCAGCGGCAAACTGGATATCCATTATCAGCCAAAATACTCGCTAATTGACGGGAAAATGACAGGATTGGAAGCCCTTGCCAGATGGACAAGCCCCTCGGCAGGATTCGTACCACCAGATGTATTCATTCCATTGGCAGAGCGCGTCGGCTTGATCGATGAATTAACTGCCTTGGTTTTAAAAGGCGCCACTCAGCAATGCCAGAGCTGGCGCAAAATGGGCTATGAACTCAGCATATCTGTGAACCTGTCAGCCATCAACCTCCACGATGGAACACTTGTCCAGCTCATACAGCATACCCTCGCCGATACCGGTCTGCCGCCATCAGCATTGATACTGGAGGTCACCGAAGGCGCGGTCATGGAGAACGCCTCGCAAGCTTGTGAAGTGCTGTCTGAAGTCCGTGCTCTGGGAGTCAGGTTTTCTGTCGATGATTACGGTGCAGGGTATAGTTCTCTTTCCTACCTGAACCGGCTTCCCATCAGTGAGTTGAAACTTGACCGTGCATTTATCAAGGATGTCTGTACCAGCAAGAAGGATGCGGTCATAGTCGCCGCGACACTTGAGCTGGCACGAAACCTGGGACTTGTCATGGTTGCCGAAGGTGTGGAGGATGCCGCATCGCTGGACTTTCTGACGTCAATACGCTGTGATCAGGTTCAGGGCTACTTTCTGTGCCGTCCACTGCCAGCCCTGGAACTTGAACGCAGATTGCCATTCATTTTTCGCTTCAATCCCGTTCCCACAGGGAGCGCTGCAAATGATAGTGAATCAATGTCTTCACACCGCAGAGCGGCTTGA
- a CDS encoding M48 family metallopeptidase, with protein MNRQSPEDVNIRTIAHYPAAIVQQVRNLISEGRLREYLRTKYPERHQYNSDDTLYSFTLELKDRYLKRSKPLSKARYDDHLDTVKNALGTHTRISRTHGGKLKSKNEIHIASVFKNTPAEFLRMIVVHELAHFKEQDHNKAFYQLCCHMDSDYHQLELDVRLYLLLLDSGQSL; from the coding sequence ATGAACAGACAATCTCCAGAAGATGTAAATATACGTACTATTGCCCACTACCCTGCGGCCATTGTTCAGCAAGTCAGAAACCTGATCAGTGAAGGTCGCCTGAGAGAGTACCTGCGAACCAAATATCCGGAACGGCACCAATACAATAGTGACGACACACTCTACAGTTTCACTCTGGAGCTCAAAGATCGCTACCTGAAGCGAAGCAAACCTCTAAGTAAAGCCCGTTATGATGATCACCTGGATACTGTTAAAAACGCACTAGGCACTCATACTCGTATCAGCCGCACTCACGGTGGCAAGCTTAAAAGCAAGAACGAGATTCATATAGCCTCCGTTTTCAAGAACACCCCTGCTGAGTTCCTGCGCATGATAGTGGTCCACGAACTCGCCCACTTCAAAGAACAGGACCACAACAAAGCCTTCTATCAACTCTGCTGTCACATGGATTCCGACTACCATCAGCTGGAACTTGATGTTCGCTTGTACTTGTTATTGCTGGACTCTGGGCAAAGTTTGTAG
- a CDS encoding methyl-accepting chemotaxis protein gives MNTLKLGIKPKLLIAFGLILTTTLVASTIALYAFTRFSDAIAEINQESVPLMVEAIERTQMGIGISIKLPELTDSKTLQEARTHYESLSMSIKDVSQLVIDSAITRGEPTDSLAMTNKLKSIAQFQSDVTALYEAVEIELTNELDVERSMKLLDEELQSVNDALMAAVDTTSGNYEILTEKVLNHDAEPINSLTQLHMSTTLMMKESVARLIHLLQLRAELNTVSGILHHVVQASDINEIQPQIDGYLASLAQITIDMKFIGADEKDRYIANGINRILELAAIDTGIFDQKRKALAAYEHVQEMEDKRKTNQQVFLSKLTEKVRISAAEVDDAGDGVISLISSSRAQLLIVFLLSILITALIFWLLISKNILARLLDTITALRSVADGNYDVSVNCTGSDELTDLAHTVEVFRHNALEARTMQEERAQLAEKQQEQELRETERERRSREDESIRHKAEQAQAAREKDTADLLQQRVDQLLAAVSAAAEGNLSYPIDTHGDDLAGQMARALETLFADVRNSMRSINDNASQLTRASASMTTLSVDMNRMASSNTESALEASALTSDVGLSVDSVAGATEEMSSSIEKIARNTKEAETVAAEAVNLAKTTDCTVRKLAESSISIGHVIKVINTIAEQTNLLALNATIEAARAGEAGKGFAVVATEVKELAKETARATEQIESRISDIQSDTDSAVAAIESIGLIIDKISSIQSSITVAVSEQFNVTQDINRSILQTADGGQAIASLIEGVATKAKMNQQASDHVSMAAEELSDMAAQLQGLVRRYATD, from the coding sequence ATGAATACACTCAAGCTGGGTATCAAACCAAAACTGCTCATCGCCTTTGGCCTGATACTGACAACAACGCTCGTTGCAAGCACCATTGCCTTGTATGCATTTACACGGTTTTCGGACGCGATAGCGGAGATCAACCAGGAAAGCGTCCCTCTCATGGTTGAAGCCATAGAGCGCACACAAATGGGCATAGGGATCAGTATAAAACTGCCAGAGCTGACCGACTCGAAAACTCTGCAAGAGGCCAGGACGCACTACGAGAGTCTGAGCATGAGCATCAAGGATGTCAGCCAACTGGTTATCGATAGTGCTATCACCCGTGGGGAGCCTACTGACTCGCTTGCAATGACAAACAAGCTCAAATCGATTGCTCAGTTCCAGTCCGATGTCACAGCACTCTATGAGGCAGTTGAGATTGAACTGACGAATGAACTCGACGTTGAACGATCCATGAAGTTGTTAGACGAGGAACTGCAATCCGTCAATGATGCGTTAATGGCCGCTGTCGATACCACTTCCGGTAATTATGAGATATTGACTGAAAAAGTCTTGAATCATGACGCCGAGCCTATTAACTCACTGACGCAACTGCATATGAGCACTACGCTCATGATGAAAGAAAGCGTAGCAAGACTTATCCATTTACTGCAGTTAAGAGCCGAACTCAATACTGTAAGTGGCATTCTCCACCATGTTGTACAGGCTTCAGATATTAATGAAATTCAACCTCAGATAGATGGCTACCTCGCCTCACTTGCTCAAATTACCATCGATATGAAATTTATCGGTGCGGATGAGAAAGACAGATATATAGCGAATGGCATTAATCGCATACTGGAACTGGCAGCGATTGACACCGGCATTTTCGACCAGAAGCGCAAAGCACTGGCCGCCTACGAACACGTTCAGGAAATGGAAGATAAACGGAAGACAAACCAGCAGGTTTTTCTCTCAAAACTAACGGAAAAGGTTCGCATCAGCGCCGCTGAGGTAGACGATGCCGGCGATGGCGTCATTTCATTGATAAGCAGCAGCCGAGCCCAACTGCTCATCGTATTCCTTCTAAGCATTCTCATCACCGCGCTTATTTTCTGGCTGCTGATTTCCAAGAACATCCTTGCCCGCTTGTTAGATACCATAACGGCTCTGCGTTCAGTGGCTGATGGCAACTACGATGTTTCAGTCAACTGCACCGGTAGCGATGAGCTGACCGACCTGGCCCATACCGTGGAAGTGTTCAGACACAATGCCCTTGAAGCCCGAACGATGCAGGAAGAACGCGCACAACTGGCAGAAAAACAGCAAGAGCAAGAACTCAGGGAAACCGAACGCGAACGCAGGTCTCGCGAAGATGAGTCGATTCGGCACAAGGCGGAACAAGCTCAGGCTGCACGAGAGAAAGACACTGCGGATCTGCTTCAACAGCGCGTTGATCAGTTACTGGCAGCCGTCAGTGCAGCGGCAGAAGGAAATCTTTCCTACCCGATAGATACCCATGGCGATGATCTGGCAGGCCAGATGGCCAGAGCCCTGGAAACGCTGTTTGCAGACGTGCGAAACAGCATGCGCAGCATCAATGACAACGCATCACAACTGACCCGGGCCTCGGCAAGCATGACCACGCTGTCAGTCGATATGAATCGCATGGCGTCATCCAACACCGAAAGCGCGTTGGAGGCCTCGGCACTGACATCAGATGTCGGACTGAGCGTGGATAGCGTGGCCGGGGCGACCGAAGAAATGAGCTCATCCATTGAGAAAATTGCGCGTAATACCAAAGAGGCTGAGACGGTGGCAGCCGAAGCTGTCAATCTGGCCAAGACCACTGATTGCACGGTCCGGAAGCTTGCCGAAAGCAGTATCAGCATCGGTCACGTGATCAAAGTCATCAATACCATTGCCGAACAGACCAACCTGCTCGCCTTGAACGCAACCATTGAAGCGGCGCGTGCCGGTGAGGCCGGCAAGGGATTTGCGGTTGTCGCAACCGAGGTGAAAGAACTGGCAAAAGAGACTGCCCGTGCTACCGAACAGATTGAATCACGCATCAGCGATATTCAGTCTGATACGGACTCCGCCGTGGCCGCCATCGAATCCATCGGATTGATCATCGACAAAATCAGCTCGATACAATCATCAATTACTGTGGCTGTATCCGAACAATTCAATGTGACTCAGGATATCAACCGATCAATTCTGCAAACAGCCGACGGTGGTCAGGCAATAGCCTCACTCATCGAAGGTGTTGCCACCAAGGCGAAGATGAACCAACAGGCCTCCGATCATGTCAGCATGGCTGCAGAGGAGCTATCGGACATGGCAGCTCAGCTTCAGGGGCTGGTGCGTCGCTATGCAACTGATTAG
- a CDS encoding M16 family metallopeptidase, with protein MIRNIGIFLAIFFLCSAHAHASSISDEVSDSGLAYSLVKMPDNPRVSVQIAWPSHWAFDEKLNQAVPYIGAQLLLSGGAGDYSAGEALERFEGMNSEGHLMPTTDYLFGTLNFSPEHQDEMLKIVNAHLRNPALDERWLERARGQFASHIKEIRLNADTKGFEAMRWAVFGEQPIRTAISLDEPNMIEEVTQDEVATWAKSAFNRNGVSIVVAGDLDTEMANTIVDALFKDIPEGEQLSEVAVATDFSPKRILMHVPDAKASTLTFIGKLPPSREGSELEDILLATSLGNGPQSVLFEAVSTKLQARYGYGAGIVSFTRDTRLLVLSGPMEASKINEAEQVIRQAYTEFRADGPSGDLQQLKQPLKENLTVSQEDASSMSYAVLMAKLDERDIAKGFSLQEELEAVSEKSLKQRLTSSFPTADDFIVVVSSPDASVLKDACVITEQRQAMNCK; from the coding sequence TTGATTCGTAATATAGGTATATTTCTGGCTATATTTTTCCTGTGCTCTGCTCATGCTCATGCCTCGTCTATCAGTGATGAGGTAAGCGACAGTGGATTGGCATATTCGCTTGTAAAGATGCCAGACAACCCGCGCGTATCAGTGCAGATTGCATGGCCCAGTCATTGGGCATTCGACGAGAAACTCAATCAGGCCGTTCCCTATATTGGAGCGCAATTACTGCTATCCGGAGGTGCCGGGGACTATTCAGCCGGTGAAGCCCTGGAACGTTTTGAGGGTATGAATTCAGAAGGCCACTTGATGCCAACGACTGACTACCTGTTCGGAACTCTGAACTTCTCTCCGGAACACCAGGATGAAATGCTCAAGATCGTCAATGCGCATTTGCGAAACCCCGCACTGGATGAACGCTGGCTTGAGCGTGCTCGTGGCCAATTTGCCTCTCATATCAAAGAAATACGATTAAACGCAGACACAAAAGGGTTTGAAGCTATGCGTTGGGCGGTGTTTGGCGAACAGCCCATACGTACGGCAATTTCATTGGATGAACCCAATATGATAGAAGAGGTAACACAGGATGAAGTTGCCACTTGGGCTAAATCCGCATTCAACCGCAATGGTGTTTCAATCGTTGTTGCAGGTGACCTGGATACGGAAATGGCAAATACCATTGTAGATGCATTGTTTAAAGACATTCCTGAGGGAGAGCAGCTCAGCGAGGTAGCCGTAGCTACCGACTTTTCACCAAAACGCATACTGATGCATGTCCCTGATGCCAAAGCAAGCACCCTGACTTTCATTGGCAAACTACCGCCTTCGCGAGAAGGATCAGAGCTCGAAGATATCCTGTTGGCAACATCCTTGGGTAATGGTCCACAGAGTGTCTTGTTTGAAGCCGTCAGTACCAAGCTACAAGCCCGTTATGGCTATGGAGCTGGCATAGTCAGCTTTACACGAGATACCAGGCTTCTTGTCTTGTCCGGACCGATGGAAGCCAGCAAAATCAACGAAGCAGAACAAGTCATACGCCAGGCCTACACTGAATTCCGTGCAGATGGCCCGAGTGGAGACCTTCAACAGCTCAAGCAGCCTTTAAAGGAAAACCTGACGGTATCCCAGGAAGATGCAAGTTCTATGTCTTATGCCGTTTTGATGGCAAAGCTTGACGAACGAGATATCGCTAAAGGGTTTTCTCTGCAGGAAGAACTCGAAGCGGTATCAGAGAAAAGCCTGAAACAACGATTGACTTCTTCATTTCCCACTGCAGACGATTTTATCGTTGTGGTCAGCTCTCCAGACGCAAGTGTTCTGAAAGATGCCTGTGTGATCACGGAACAGAGGCAGGCCATGAATTGCAAGTGA
- a CDS encoding response regulator transcription factor, with product MRILLVEDDPLIGHGVSQSLLEANHTCQWVKDGKAVMPALEGDTFDAVLLDLGLPGMDGTSVLRQMRERGKDIPVIIITARDGEQDRIQGLDLGADDYLVKPFSLGELQARLRAVARRHVGSGSPQLVTANLQLDPAAASARGEFGDVSLSAREMALLQAMMYRPGQVFSREQLESHVYSQGEEVASNALEVVIHGLRKKLGKQAIRNIRGLGWMVEK from the coding sequence GTGCGCATTTTGCTGGTTGAAGATGATCCGTTGATTGGTCATGGGGTTTCGCAATCCTTGCTCGAGGCTAACCATACGTGTCAGTGGGTCAAGGATGGCAAGGCTGTCATGCCCGCGCTCGAGGGTGATACTTTCGATGCGGTCCTGTTGGACCTCGGCCTTCCGGGAATGGATGGCACATCGGTTCTAAGGCAAATGCGAGAGCGTGGCAAGGATATACCGGTCATCATCATCACAGCTCGTGATGGCGAGCAGGATCGCATCCAGGGCCTGGATCTGGGAGCTGATGACTATCTGGTCAAACCCTTTTCACTGGGTGAGTTGCAGGCACGTCTGCGAGCTGTTGCTCGTCGACACGTGGGATCAGGCAGCCCACAGCTGGTGACAGCGAATCTACAGCTTGATCCCGCCGCGGCATCCGCCAGAGGAGAGTTTGGCGATGTCTCCCTGTCGGCTCGTGAAATGGCCTTGTTGCAAGCCATGATGTACCGACCCGGTCAGGTGTTTTCACGTGAACAGCTGGAATCCCATGTGTACAGTCAAGGCGAAGAGGTTGCGAGCAATGCTCTTGAGGTCGTGATTCATGGCCTACGCAAAAAGCTTGGCAAACAGGCGATCAGGAACATACGCGGCCTGGGCTGGATGGTGGAAAAATGA
- a CDS encoding sensor histidine kinase — protein sequence MRRGSLQRELNRWLFAASLACAVVGGLLSAGLAYLSAEDMQDSMLLEVARWVPDGERYDNFWSRERHDEQVLVQALGKRGFLRLSEKLKPGFHDIEARGNFWRVLVVRPMDGAVPYAVAQQTELRAELAGNNALYALLPVVVLAIGFFLIARWVLARGLKPVRKLAAEIDSRESLSLEPLSDAGIAEEILPFTRAINRLLSRTRNDIQRQQRFIADAAHEMRTPVAGLNLLADSVCRDETQENQMLMRQGLKRLESLVTQLLDLARLQFNYQTHTQVVEADVLLRELIASVYPLAIERSVDLGVLRIENIRVADLDYGLSKIFRNGLSNAIRYIPVDGQINVSLFAEGEEMVFRIDDTGPGIDPAALKSVFEPFDRGSRAGNEGNGLGLAIAKQVALRSGGVLIVENLEGRGLRYEYRQHRVANAS from the coding sequence ATGAGGCGAGGCTCGCTGCAGCGTGAGCTCAATCGTTGGCTCTTTGCTGCCAGTCTGGCCTGTGCCGTTGTTGGAGGATTGCTGTCTGCGGGTCTGGCCTACCTTAGCGCGGAGGATATGCAGGACTCCATGCTGCTAGAGGTCGCTCGTTGGGTTCCGGATGGCGAACGATACGATAACTTCTGGAGTCGCGAACGGCATGATGAGCAAGTGCTGGTACAAGCACTGGGCAAGCGCGGTTTTCTCAGACTCTCCGAGAAGTTGAAGCCAGGTTTTCATGACATTGAGGCACGAGGTAATTTCTGGCGTGTCCTTGTGGTAAGGCCAATGGATGGCGCTGTGCCTTATGCCGTGGCTCAGCAAACCGAGCTAAGAGCAGAACTGGCAGGCAATAATGCGTTGTACGCCTTGTTACCTGTTGTAGTACTGGCAATCGGATTTTTTCTGATTGCGCGTTGGGTTCTGGCGCGTGGTTTGAAACCCGTACGCAAACTGGCAGCAGAGATTGATTCGCGCGAATCCCTGTCTCTTGAGCCACTTTCCGATGCCGGCATTGCAGAGGAAATATTGCCCTTTACCCGGGCGATCAATCGTTTGCTGAGCCGTACCCGCAATGATATTCAAAGACAACAGAGGTTCATTGCCGATGCCGCTCATGAAATGCGTACCCCGGTTGCCGGCTTGAACCTGCTGGCCGATAGCGTGTGTCGCGATGAGACACAAGAAAACCAGATGTTGATGCGACAGGGCCTGAAGCGTCTGGAATCGTTGGTCACCCAGTTGCTTGATCTGGCCCGGCTGCAGTTTAACTATCAGACCCATACTCAAGTGGTGGAGGCCGACGTGCTATTGCGTGAGCTCATCGCCAGTGTCTACCCATTGGCAATAGAGCGATCGGTTGATCTGGGGGTGCTACGCATTGAAAATATCAGAGTCGCAGATCTGGATTATGGCTTGTCGAAGATATTTCGTAATGGCTTGAGTAATGCCATTCGTTATATCCCGGTAGATGGGCAGATCAATGTCAGTTTGTTTGCCGAAGGCGAGGAGATGGTGTTTCGCATCGATGACACTGGTCCGGGTATAGACCCTGCTGCTCTGAAGTCTGTATTCGAACCCTTCGATCGAGGCTCACGGGCAGGTAATGAAGGCAACGGTCTTGGTTTGGCGATCGCAAAGCAGGTAGCTCTCAGGTCTGGTGGTGTGTTGATTGTCGAGAATCTGGAAGGGCGAGGGCTCAGGTATGAGTATCGTCAGCACAGGGTGGCGAACGCATCGTAG